GCAACAATTGGTTCTTCAATATTCTTTAAAAGAATTGCAACTGACGATAATGGATCATTTGATTCAAATATTATAGAGTTACCGGTTGTGGAGGCAGTTGATTGGGTGAAGTTAACACCTAAATCGGCTGTTACCGTTCACGAAGGAGATGGTGTTCAGGCTTTGGATGTTAATGATGTTGATAAAACTCCAGCGAACTTTGACGAAGTACACCTTTGGGCACACAGATTTGGTAATGAAGGTCAACAAATGATGATTTTACCCGTTGAGGAAGCAGGTTATTTCGCAATACAGGCGATGAATCAATACGGAAGTAATTTTATATTTGATGGTTGGGATCCTGAGGTGAAAATTTGGGATGGCGGAGGAGCTCCGAATGATGAGAAAAAATGGTATGTTACACGAGAAGGAGATGATAAACAATACGTAATTCACGTAAAGAGTACTTGGCAAAATGGCGATAGATGTATTACAGCTGACAGTGATGTTTTAGGAGCAGGTGTTAATTCACCAGCGTATGAGGCAGACAAAGCAGAGCAACAATGGAGTTACTTAGAATTATCTAAAGATAATTACGATCCTTTGGCAGCTTATATAGTTGGTGATTTAGACGAAGGAATTATTGCAGCAGTTGGTGATGTAATAACTGCAGCTCCCGAAGATAATATTCCAGTGTTTAACTCTAAACTAAATGCAGGTGGAGGAGATAATACTATCACTTATACATGGGAGTACTCTACAGATGGCGGGACAACTTACACCCCTGTTGATGGTATAGAAACTAATTTCATGGATATGTCTGCTTTTACCTATTCTCAAATAGGACTTGTAGAAGGAGAAGGAGGTACTTTGGATGTACGTAGAATTGCTACAGATGGAACAGAGACTTCGGTAACTGCTCAGGCTGTACAAATAACAGTTGATGATGGTCTTTCGATTAATGATATTGATGCATCTTCAATAAAAATCTATCCAAACCCTGCTACATCTTCTGTTTCTGTTTCGGCAGAAAAATTCGATACTGTTGAGGTTTTAAATGCTCTGGGACAGTCAGTTCTTAAGCTTGAAGGAGGAAAAGATATTAAAGTAAATACGGCTGGTTTTAAAGCAGGTATTTACATTGTAAAATTCTCTAATAATAATGGTTCTGTTGCAAAACGACTTGTAATAAAGTAAATTTATTGGACTATTGTAAATCAAAGGTGTCATGGTATAAATTCTACCATGGCACCTTTTTTTTAACCATAATAACAACACACCTAATATGAACAAATTATACTATCTATTATTCCTTTTAATCCTATCAATAAGTACAAATGCCCAATTAACGTGGACCGACGAAATTAAAACTCCAATAGGAGCAGGATACCCACGTATGGCACAGATGGCCG
The window above is part of the Bacteroidota bacterium genome. Proteins encoded here:
- a CDS encoding T9SS type A sorting domain-containing protein, with the protein product MKTKIFTFLSGLLFITSGLFAQDWVYLQSGSSAGSNVVFGPWSGDDGIFGTADDDIHIWDGDNPEREVIITATGGADGVKKYFTISVAAMWTGTAQNFAIAVNEDATPTTQPVEASAYTGTATDAQLWYVKQENGHYVIYSKLNDKVFAAGAGNGTDIELLDYDKADVKQHWTYFKVSTEGFDPFADLAEVITCTFDGGLINSRMASVNWAINVFPTELKNSVTPCNATGTINYTWEYSNDGTTYTVLPLAEEANYEESYTFISNLTELGATIGSSIFFKRIATDDNGSFDSNIIELPVVEAVDWVKLTPKSAVTVHEGDGVQALDVNDVDKTPANFDEVHLWAHRFGNEGQQMMILPVEEAGYFAIQAMNQYGSNFIFDGWDPEVKIWDGGGAPNDEKKWYVTREGDDKQYVIHVKSTWQNGDRCITADSDVLGAGVNSPAYEADKAEQQWSYLELSKDNYDPLAAYIVGDLDEGIIAAVGDVITAAPEDNIPVFNSKLNAGGGDNTITYTWEYSTDGGTTYTPVDGIETNFMDMSAFTYSQIGLVEGEGGTLDVRRIATDGTETSVTAQAVQITVDDGLSINDIDASSIKIYPNPATSSVSVSAEKFDTVEVLNALGQSVLKLEGGKDIKVNTAGFKAGIYIVKFSNNNGSVAKRLVIK